The Archangium primigenium genomic interval GTCCGAATCTCACCCCAGGTGGGACGTCGCCGTCCAGCCCACCCTTAGCGTTTGACGCCTGCCTGCTCGCGCTGCAGCTCGTAGATGAAGTTGAGGATCTCCGCGACGGCGTCGTACAGCTCCTCGGGGACCTCCTGGCCCACGTCCACCCGGTAGAGGGCATTGGCCAGGGGCACGTTCTTCATCAGGGGGATGTTGTACTGCTTGGCGATTTCCCGGATTTTCTCCGCCTTGAGGCGCAGGCCCT includes:
- a CDS encoding EscU/YscU/HrcU family type III secretion system export apparatus switch protein → MNDDVEMAIALKYDKEKDVAPRVVAKGLRLKAEKIREIAKQYNIPLMKNVPLANALYRVDVGQEVPEELYDAVAEILNFIYELQREQAGVKR